TCGACCGTCCGACGTCGGGGGCTGCCCCGCACCCGCCGCGCAGTCTCCTCGCCGGGATCGATCTCTTTCACTGCGTCCAATTGAGTCTCGCTACGTGCCCGCCCGGTCACTAGGGCGGCATCCGCCCCGCAATAAGCTCCACTGCCAATCGTAGGGGGCTAATCCTGCGGCGGCTCAGGCGTCCCACGGCTCGACTCGGCCCGGGCGAGCTAGCCCGGAAGGCCCTTGGCCTGGGCTTCCTGGAACCGACGTTGCTTAAGCTGTTCCTTGGCCTGGAACGAATCGCCGTCCGCGAAATTACGATCATACACGAAACCGAACCCGTAGCTAAACCGAAAGGCGTTCCGCAATACCGCCAAAAAGACCGCCGCCGGCGTCGTTCCCACATTCACGATATCGTTCGGCTTCAAATAGAAGTCCGGCGCCGTTCCCGCGAAGATCGCGTCCAGGTCCAACTGAATGATCTGTTCCTCATCCTGGCTGACCCGCCGGACCAGGTCCGCCCGCGAAGGCCAGGCCAGCGGCCCGAACCCGCCCGACGACGCAATCGCTTCCTTCACCGTCAACCGCCGGCCCGTCAGATCGTACGCCCCGGGTCGGGAAATGTTCCCCATCACATAGAACTCGCCCACCGGGCCGGGCGGAACATTGATCAGATCGAACGGCCGAATCACCACATTGTACCGCGGATCGCCCGCCAGCAACTCCTTGGTCGGAATCTCGATGATCCGAATCGCCGTGGCCAGTTCCTCCCCCGCCATTCCCTCGCCGTCCGCCGTCTCCTGCCCCGCCGGCCGCGTGGGACTCACTGCCCCGTCCTTGGTCGCCGGGCTCGGCGCAGACTCCACATTCCGAATCACCCACGAACCGGTCTCCGCATCCCACACCGGAATCTGCCGCGTCGGCTCGGGGGCTCCTTCGAGAATCCGCAACTCATCGACAACACTCTCCGTGTCGCGCGTCGCCGCCGTCGAGGGTGTCGACGGCAGAATCTGCAATGCCGGCTCCGTCACCGCGGGCATCGTCTCCGGCGGCGGCGCGGCGCGGCTGGTTGAGGCCGGTCCACTGGACGTCTCCGACATCGTCAGAGTCCCGGACCGCCTCCCGCCGAAACGCCGAACGACACTGTCCTCTGTGGGCACAGTCGTCGGAACACCCGAGGCGCCGGGGACCGCGCCCCGTCGGAACACGTAGATCGTTCGAATCTGCGGCGGAATCCCCCCCGCGTCCGCGATCGCGCTGAGCAGTCGATAGTCCGGGTGCGGGATTTCGTACGTCCCCGCCCGCGCCACACTGCCGATGATCGAAAACCGCTGGGAGCGCGTTTCGAGCAATGTAATCTGGACCTCCGGGTCAGGAAGAATCCCCGCCGCCCGGATCTGCTCCTTCAATTCCAACTCCAGTTCCACCGGCGTGAATCCCGCCACCTTCACCCGGCCCAGCACCGGCAACGATTCGTAACCCGAGTTGCTCAACGTAAACTGCTGCACCGTCGCCTGTCCGGGAATCAGCAGCTCGAACACCGAAATCGCGATCGTATCCCCCGGGACAAACCGATGCTCCGTATATTCCGCCGCCAGGTCCTCCGGCTGCGGCTCTTCAGCCTCTTGAATCCCGACCGGCTCTTCGAGAATACTCAACGACCCTCGAATCTCATTACGCTTGGGTTCGAGAAACTGACCCGTCTGCGTGGGATCGATGAGACCGTTGAGCAGCCACTGCGCGCTCTCGCCCTTTTTGCACCCGCCCGACGCCGCCACACAGGCCGCGCAAAACGCCGCGCTCACCCCGAGCACTTTGATCCGCACCGTCGCAGTCACATCAACTCTCCTTGGCTGTGGCGCCCGCCGCGGCGGGTAAGGCCCAACCTGTATTTTCGCCACGCGTCCTGTTATCGACACCTTGCGGGGCCAATAAAAATCTATCCGCCTCTCTCGCGCCCAATTCCGGATGCGAATTTTTTACCGCAGGAACCGCCTATATCCACGCACTTCACGCCCCTTTGCCCGATAACGCGCCTGCTTCGGTCCGAGAACGCGGCGACCCGGATCGCCTCAATCCTGATATGCAACTCACTGCGGGCCACCCTCCCGCGCATGTCTTGCACTCCGCCACACGTTTCGCCCCCGGATCCCCTCCCCTCGGCAACTCCTGCCCCTGCCGC
This portion of the Phycisphaerae bacterium genome encodes:
- a CDS encoding SLBB domain-containing protein; translated protein: MTATVRIKVLGVSAAFCAACVAASGGCKKGESAQWLLNGLIDPTQTGQFLEPKRNEIRGSLSILEEPVGIQEAEEPQPEDLAAEYTEHRFVPGDTIAISVFELLIPGQATVQQFTLSNSGYESLPVLGRVKVAGFTPVELELELKEQIRAAGILPDPEVQITLLETRSQRFSIIGSVARAGTYEIPHPDYRLLSAIADAGGIPPQIRTIYVFRRGAVPGASGVPTTVPTEDSVVRRFGGRRSGTLTMSETSSGPASTSRAAPPPETMPAVTEPALQILPSTPSTAATRDTESVVDELRILEGAPEPTRQIPVWDAETGSWVIRNVESAPSPATKDGAVSPTRPAGQETADGEGMAGEELATAIRIIEIPTKELLAGDPRYNVVIRPFDLINVPPGPVGEFYVMGNISRPGAYDLTGRRLTVKEAIASSGGFGPLAWPSRADLVRRVSQDEEQIIQLDLDAIFAGTAPDFYLKPNDIVNVGTTPAAVFLAVLRNAFRFSYGFGFVYDRNFADGDSFQAKEQLKQRRFQEAQAKGLPG